The proteins below are encoded in one region of Legionella antarctica:
- a CDS encoding amino acid permease has protein sequence MFNSKLIGGILLIVGTSIGGGMLALPVSTAEVGFSNSLFFLFFCWLVMTAGALLVLEVNLRLPAGSNMISMAKSTLGVPGQIIAWITYLFLLYTLLAAYISGGSDVFSSILHKVHIDLPNWITSIVFTALFSIVVYKGIRSVDYVNRGLMFGKLGVYVLLVVIISPHISPVGLVGGSARAFTGTLMILVTSFGFASIVPSLRDYFDNDVRTLRRVILFGSLIPLVCYIIWDAVIMGVVSREGTDGLIALMNSEHATSGLTEALNHSVQSQWISGFFGFFTSICMVTAFLGVSLGLFDFLADGLKLKKSGNEGKYTLALTFLPPLAVVLFNPGIYLHALSYAGICCVVLLLLLPAIMAWRGRKTCVLAPSESHMIPGGNPSLGLIGFIAIGLLIIAVIY, from the coding sequence TTGTTCAACTCAAAGCTAATTGGTGGAATTTTACTTATAGTTGGAACATCAATAGGTGGTGGAATGCTCGCTCTTCCAGTCTCTACAGCGGAAGTCGGTTTTAGCAACTCCTTATTTTTCCTTTTTTTCTGTTGGCTGGTAATGACTGCCGGTGCCTTATTGGTTCTTGAAGTAAATCTGCGTCTACCTGCTGGTAGTAATATGATTTCCATGGCTAAATCAACTTTGGGCGTTCCAGGACAAATTATTGCCTGGATAACCTATCTGTTTTTACTTTATACTTTACTCGCTGCCTATATTTCAGGGGGTAGTGATGTATTTAGTAGTATATTACATAAAGTACATATTGATTTACCTAACTGGATTACCTCTATCGTTTTTACCGCTTTATTCAGCATTGTTGTCTATAAAGGAATACGGTCTGTAGATTATGTAAACCGTGGTTTGATGTTTGGTAAACTTGGTGTCTATGTTTTGCTGGTTGTTATTATAAGTCCCCATATCTCGCCTGTTGGTTTAGTTGGTGGTTCCGCCCGAGCGTTCACGGGAACACTCATGATTTTAGTTACCTCGTTTGGCTTTGCTTCTATAGTACCCAGTTTACGTGACTATTTTGATAATGATGTTCGTACATTAAGACGTGTGATCCTGTTTGGCTCTCTTATCCCTTTAGTTTGTTATATTATATGGGATGCAGTGATTATGGGAGTTGTATCACGTGAAGGTACAGATGGCCTAATCGCTTTAATGAACTCTGAACATGCAACCAGTGGTTTAACAGAGGCGTTAAATCATTCAGTGCAGAGTCAATGGATAAGTGGTTTTTTTGGTTTTTTTACCTCTATTTGTATGGTCACTGCCTTTTTGGGTGTTTCTCTTGGCTTATTTGATTTCCTGGCAGATGGATTAAAACTTAAAAAATCAGGCAATGAGGGTAAATACACTCTTGCGCTAACCTTCCTTCCTCCCTTAGCCGTAGTTTTATTTAATCCTGGAATTTACTTGCATGCACTGAGTTATGCAGGTATTTGCTGCGTGGTTTTATTGCTCTTGTTACCCGCAATTATGGCATGGAGAGGAAGAAAAACCTGTGTACTCGCACCTTCTGAAAGCCATATGATCCCCGGGGGAAATCCCAGCCTGGGCCTGATCGGTTTTATTGCCATAGGGTTGCTTATTATCGCAGTAATCTATTAA
- a CDS encoding DNA adenine methylase, whose amino-acid sequence MTKIRPFLKWAGSKYNCLNEIISSLPSGLRLIEPFAGSGVIFMNTNYSSYILAESNPDLIQIFTTLQKDGEAFIDYCQQYFQPDDNCKEKYYERRTDFNSLSDSYQKSAFFLYLNRHGYNGLCRYNSKGIYNVPFGLYAKPYFPRKEMLLFHNKSQEAQFIQNDFRKTFSLAQPGDVIYCDPPYVPLSKVTKPLPYTQKKFTEEDQIELAELARKTAARGIPVIISNHDTEFTRRHYQNAQIRSFPVSRWINCNAEQRQPAKELIAVFMD is encoded by the coding sequence ATGACAAAAATCAGGCCCTTTCTTAAATGGGCGGGAAGTAAATATAATTGTTTGAACGAAATTATCTCCTCTCTACCTTCTGGTCTTCGCTTAATTGAGCCCTTTGCTGGGTCCGGGGTGATTTTTATGAATACGAATTACTCTTCTTATATTCTGGCAGAAAGTAATCCTGATCTAATTCAGATCTTCACAACGTTGCAAAAGGATGGCGAAGCATTTATTGACTATTGCCAACAGTATTTTCAACCCGATGACAATTGCAAAGAAAAATATTATGAAAGAAGAACTGACTTTAATAGCTTAAGCGATTCTTATCAGAAATCAGCTTTTTTTCTCTATCTCAACAGGCATGGATATAATGGGTTGTGTCGCTATAACTCGAAGGGAATATACAATGTACCATTTGGGCTATATGCTAAACCCTATTTTCCACGTAAAGAGATGCTCCTCTTTCACAATAAAAGCCAGGAGGCACAATTCATTCAGAATGACTTTAGAAAGACTTTTTCTTTAGCACAACCTGGAGATGTCATTTATTGTGATCCCCCCTATGTTCCACTTTCCAAAGTGACAAAACCGCTGCCCTACACCCAAAAAAAATTTACTGAAGAAGATCAAATAGAGTTAGCTGAGTTAGCCAGGAAAACAGCAGCGCGAGGGATCCCAGTCATTATTTCCAACCATGATACTGAGTTTACTCGCCGCCATTATCAAAATGCACAAATCAGAAGTTTTCCTGTTTCGCGCTGGATTAACTGCAATGCGGAACAACGGCAACCAGCTAAGGAGTTGATTGCCGTCTTTATGGATTAA
- a CDS encoding MFS transporter: MPMHLNNKITKKQTMYGILICFVGALFYCYEFILRIIPGALQTELSTALGHISATTFGQISALYYFAYSPMQMPVGMLMDRFGPRKLLTFACLCCTLGSWMFTLTSSMFLVGSGRFLVGFGSSFAFVGVLSLALHWLPRRYFSLVAGLITTLGMLGLVYGEVKITEWSVSMGWERVLLFIAFIGCGLSVLMLLVVRDGPEGYQHNKYPLPEFFHNVLKVLMSPEVWLIGFVGACLYTSLSVFGELWGKTYLEQAHHLTKVEAAKTVSAVFLGWAVGAPIAGYLSDRTGRRVLPLVTGAILALICISIVLYWPGLSYLSLNILLFLYGVFSATEIIVFIMAKECSGAKLSGTVFAATNMIVTLGGVIFQPLVGKLLDTFGDSGIVGGEHIYTVEDYQVALSILPISLLLVTILAFFIKDHKEPTFN, translated from the coding sequence ATGCCCATGCACCTAAATAATAAAATTACTAAAAAACAGACAATGTACGGTATTTTAATCTGCTTTGTTGGCGCATTATTTTACTGTTATGAATTTATTCTACGGATTATACCAGGCGCGTTACAAACAGAATTAAGTACTGCTTTAGGTCATATTTCTGCCACTACCTTTGGGCAGATATCAGCCTTATATTATTTTGCTTATTCGCCGATGCAAATGCCTGTAGGCATGTTGATGGATAGATTTGGACCAAGAAAACTTCTAACATTTGCATGCTTATGCTGTACTCTGGGTTCATGGATGTTTACCTTAACTTCGTCAATGTTTCTTGTAGGATCAGGACGATTTTTAGTGGGATTTGGTTCCTCATTTGCTTTTGTGGGCGTACTCTCTCTGGCGTTACATTGGTTACCACGTCGTTATTTTTCATTGGTAGCTGGCTTGATTACTACTTTGGGTATGTTGGGTCTAGTTTATGGCGAGGTTAAAATAACTGAGTGGTCGGTCAGTATGGGGTGGGAACGTGTATTACTATTTATCGCTTTCATTGGCTGTGGGCTGAGTGTTTTGATGTTGCTCGTGGTTAGAGATGGGCCAGAAGGTTATCAGCATAATAAATATCCTCTGCCCGAATTTTTTCATAATGTTCTTAAGGTATTGATGTCACCAGAAGTTTGGTTAATTGGTTTTGTCGGTGCTTGTTTGTATACTTCCCTATCTGTTTTTGGTGAACTTTGGGGGAAGACGTATTTAGAGCAGGCCCATCATTTAACCAAAGTTGAAGCTGCTAAAACTGTATCTGCAGTCTTTCTGGGTTGGGCTGTTGGCGCTCCAATTGCAGGATATTTATCCGATAGAACAGGAAGAAGAGTCCTGCCTTTGGTTACCGGTGCTATCTTGGCATTGATTTGCATCAGCATAGTACTGTATTGGCCTGGCTTATCTTATCTTAGTTTAAATATTCTATTATTTTTGTATGGTGTATTTAGCGCTACAGAAATTATTGTTTTTATTATGGCCAAAGAATGCAGTGGCGCCAAGTTGTCAGGTACAGTATTTGCTGCAACCAATATGATAGTGACTCTTGGCGGGGTAATTTTTCAGCCTTTAGTGGGCAAACTACTGGATACCTTTGGCGATAGTGGGATCGTGGGTGGTGAGCATATTTATACAGTAGAAGATTATCAGGTTGCTTTATCAATACTGCCGATATCATTGTTATTGGTTACTATTTTGGCATTTTTTATCAAAGACCACAAAGAACCAACATTCAATTAA
- a CDS encoding glycosyltransferase family 39 protein → MSGNYPAETISLKYSEFAQKFKAEAVGKPHYYFWLFILIHTLLWTVGPSLLRPTVSHDTLEGITWGLQWQLGYNKHPFLTAWLCAGVTKLFGSVGWPVYLLAQLAVSVTFIAVWKLAQQILPLRHALIATLILEGILFYNINSFNFTPDTLQSPLWALLSLFFYQSLTKQNLMNWLSAALFAALCVCTKYQVALLFLPMFLFCLINPLARKSFAQPGIYYALGTFFLLISPHLIWLYQHHFITLTYAAQISSEYTQNKTLFTQLTHPLASMINSIGNVAGLFLLLWPFYSKDQAKLRLESFQWQFLIFLGLGPFILSLILCLLSGDYFPPRWSTPYFFPLGILAVAHLSPTLSKKKLRKFTATLILFSSLLFLARMSTLTLVPRSQSDAFLPNYQIAMTLSRLWQEQYHTPLPFLAGSNYLVTGIIPYMTDTPIPYLNWDSEDSPWINENELHQYGGLFIWDEGGYYTWDKGSMAHTNLPKSVLERFPKLIKIPNYIFYRLSDKQPVVIGIAMLPPDAYSAHAPRK, encoded by the coding sequence ATGTCTGGAAACTACCCGGCTGAAACAATCAGCTTAAAATACTCAGAATTTGCGCAAAAATTCAAGGCCGAAGCTGTGGGAAAACCCCATTATTATTTCTGGCTCTTTATACTTATCCATACCCTGCTTTGGACCGTTGGGCCTTCCCTGTTAAGACCAACTGTTTCTCACGACACTTTAGAGGGAATCACCTGGGGTCTTCAATGGCAACTAGGTTATAACAAACATCCATTCCTGACAGCCTGGCTTTGTGCTGGCGTAACTAAATTATTTGGGAGTGTTGGCTGGCCAGTTTATCTTTTGGCTCAACTGGCTGTATCCGTTACCTTTATCGCCGTTTGGAAACTGGCTCAACAAATTCTTCCTCTAAGACACGCCCTTATCGCTACCTTAATCTTGGAAGGGATTCTGTTTTATAATATTAATTCCTTTAATTTTACTCCTGATACACTCCAATCTCCGTTATGGGCTTTGCTAAGCTTATTTTTCTATCAATCTCTGACGAAACAGAATTTAATGAACTGGCTGTCTGCAGCATTATTTGCAGCACTTTGTGTCTGTACCAAATATCAGGTAGCTTTATTATTTTTACCAATGTTTTTATTTTGTTTAATTAATCCACTTGCTCGTAAGAGTTTTGCACAACCAGGAATTTATTATGCACTAGGGACTTTTTTCTTGTTAATATCACCCCATCTAATCTGGTTGTATCAACATCATTTTATTACTCTGACCTACGCCGCCCAAATTTCTTCAGAGTACACTCAAAACAAAACCCTTTTTACTCAGCTCACTCATCCTTTGGCTTCAATGATAAATAGTATCGGTAATGTAGCAGGTTTGTTTCTTTTACTCTGGCCATTTTATAGTAAGGATCAAGCTAAACTGCGGTTAGAATCTTTCCAATGGCAATTTCTGATTTTTCTCGGATTAGGACCTTTTATTCTTTCTCTGATTCTCTGTCTCCTCAGCGGTGACTACTTTCCTCCTCGATGGTCTACTCCCTATTTTTTCCCCCTAGGTATTTTAGCCGTAGCCCATTTAAGCCCCACTCTTTCTAAAAAAAAATTAAGAAAGTTTACAGCCACCCTAATCCTCTTTAGTTCTTTATTATTTCTCGCCAGAATGAGCACCTTAACCCTTGTGCCCAGATCCCAGAGTGATGCTTTTCTCCCCAATTATCAAATAGCTATGACTTTATCCAGGCTATGGCAAGAACAATATCATACCCCACTGCCTTTCCTTGCAGGATCAAATTATCTTGTAACCGGGATTATTCCCTATATGACAGATACTCCCATCCCCTATTTAAACTGGGATTCAGAGGACAGCCCCTGGATTAATGAAAATGAATTACATCAATATGGTGGACTTTTTATCTGGGATGAAGGTGGTTATTACACTTGGGACAAAGGAAGTATGGCGCATACCAACTTACCCAAATCAGTATTAGAACGCTTCCCAAAACTCATAAAAATACCTAATTATATTTTTTATAGGCTATCGGACAAGCAACCTGTTGTAATAGGTATCGCTATGCTCCCCCCGGATGCCTACTCAGCTCATGCTCCAAGAAAATAG
- a CDS encoding FAD-dependent monooxygenase → MVQNNIDVLIVGGGPVGLFCANELLRHGLSCRIIDKKKTISDKSKALGIHIRTLDVLDDCELIDEFLKQGQQVIGAIFKSRGKTLFHVNLKEIEASRHYLIDLPQNQTETILHQHLQNRGIQVEWETELTHVTQTETEISATVIKSGQSEFIKARWLIACDGAHSTVRHQVDGKFKGSSYQQTWWLADLLVDWTVPEDQMAIFISSKGPLACFPMGNKRYRLVMTAPKDNTLSPSIDDIDRVFKERSSDPAILSNPFWITPFSIHHRQIQQYRYDRIFFAGDAAHIHSPMGGQGLNTGIQDIYNLVWKLALVEKGKAKPELLNSYHEERFAVGQAVLKKTHIMTRMILLTNPLVTRLRNAFIQFITSFKKIRKMVITDIAELDITYANSSIVHQSGSLKHLKVGIFLPDFQLLDQTTQKMEPVNSIIQGTQHHLIIFSGDDSKRVSEVMNLADSLAELYPHTLQTHLVLQSKLETTNKRLRTWLDEQQHVHQHFGITQPSLLLVRPDKYIGILHSPINQKELYNQLYLLPETKPG, encoded by the coding sequence GTGGTACAAAATAACATTGATGTCCTTATTGTTGGAGGAGGACCAGTAGGCCTATTCTGTGCAAATGAACTGTTGCGGCATGGATTATCTTGTCGAATCATTGATAAGAAAAAAACCATCAGCGATAAATCAAAAGCCTTGGGTATTCATATTCGTACCTTGGATGTTTTAGATGATTGTGAACTGATTGATGAGTTTTTAAAGCAAGGCCAACAAGTTATTGGCGCAATTTTTAAATCCAGAGGTAAAACTCTGTTTCACGTAAATTTAAAAGAAATTGAAGCAAGTAGACATTATTTGATCGATCTTCCTCAGAATCAAACTGAGACTATTTTGCATCAGCATCTTCAAAACAGGGGCATTCAAGTAGAATGGGAAACTGAATTAACTCATGTAACCCAAACTGAAACTGAAATTTCTGCGACGGTAATAAAGAGTGGCCAGAGTGAATTTATTAAAGCCAGGTGGCTCATCGCCTGCGATGGAGCCCACAGTACAGTACGGCATCAGGTAGATGGAAAATTTAAAGGCTCATCTTATCAACAAACCTGGTGGCTTGCCGATCTGTTAGTTGATTGGACTGTTCCAGAAGATCAAATGGCCATATTCATTAGCAGCAAGGGCCCTTTAGCTTGTTTTCCAATGGGAAATAAACGTTACAGGTTGGTCATGACAGCTCCCAAAGACAACACTCTTTCCCCCTCAATAGATGATATTGATCGAGTATTTAAAGAGCGCAGCTCCGATCCAGCAATCTTATCCAATCCTTTTTGGATAACCCCATTTTCCATTCATCATCGCCAAATACAGCAATATAGGTATGACCGGATTTTTTTTGCTGGAGATGCCGCGCACATCCATAGCCCGATGGGAGGTCAAGGTTTAAATACTGGAATTCAGGATATTTATAATCTGGTATGGAAACTCGCCCTGGTTGAAAAAGGAAAAGCGAAACCAGAGTTATTAAACAGTTATCACGAAGAGCGCTTTGCAGTGGGTCAAGCAGTACTAAAAAAAACCCACATAATGACCCGAATGATACTCTTGACCAATCCTCTTGTAACAAGACTGCGTAATGCCTTTATCCAATTTATCACCTCTTTTAAGAAAATTAGAAAAATGGTAATCACTGATATTGCAGAGCTTGATATCACCTACGCAAATAGCTCCATAGTGCATCAGTCAGGCTCCTTGAAACATTTGAAAGTCGGGATATTCTTACCTGATTTTCAGTTGCTTGATCAGACAACACAAAAAATGGAACCAGTGAATAGCATCATTCAAGGCACCCAGCATCATCTTATTATTTTTAGCGGTGATGATTCAAAAAGAGTTTCGGAGGTAATGAACCTTGCAGACTCTCTAGCAGAACTATATCCCCATACCCTTCAAACACATCTGGTTTTGCAAAGCAAACTGGAAACTACGAATAAACGATTGAGAACCTGGCTTGATGAGCAACAGCACGTACATCAACATTTTGGAATAACACAGCCATCACTTCTTTTGGTTAGACCTGATAAATATATCGGGATCTTACACAGCCCAATTAACCAAAAGGAGTTGTATAACCAGTTGTATTTATTACCTGAAACAAAACCAGGCTAA
- the cmpA gene encoding C-OmpA-like family protein CmpA — translation MSLNLAKTRILCYGLMICLLSSCFHPPYNNFRTDHRTARRAAGGAVFGSAAGALTSGTLTGALLGGAIGGTIGAVIGTYKDSKPNIVKELSKQNIQFVEYGDTMTLIVPTDKYFMFQSPRLTELCYPGLNNIVRLIKLYPQSPIYVAGFTDNVGSRYHKRMLSQAQAETILTFLWANGIQAYRLKPEGYGDKNTVSENKLIHGSAQNRRIEIQWFTGLIAQAHQAVFVK, via the coding sequence ATGTCACTCAATTTAGCTAAAACAAGAATCCTATGTTATGGATTAATGATTTGCTTACTAAGTAGTTGCTTCCACCCACCCTATAATAATTTTCGAACCGATCATCGCACTGCTCGAAGAGCTGCAGGAGGTGCTGTTTTTGGCTCTGCGGCTGGTGCTTTGACCAGCGGTACCTTAACTGGAGCACTTCTTGGCGGAGCCATTGGAGGGACTATAGGTGCAGTTATAGGTACATATAAAGACAGCAAGCCCAATATTGTTAAAGAATTAAGCAAACAAAATATTCAATTTGTAGAATATGGCGATACGATGACCTTAATCGTCCCTACCGATAAGTACTTTATGTTTCAAAGTCCACGTCTTACGGAATTATGTTATCCGGGTTTAAATAATATAGTGAGATTAATAAAACTTTATCCACAAAGCCCTATTTATGTTGCTGGCTTCACTGATAATGTAGGATCACGTTATCATAAAAGAATGCTTTCTCAGGCACAGGCCGAAACCATACTTACTTTTCTCTGGGCCAATGGAATTCAAGCATATCGACTTAAGCCGGAAGGTTATGGGGATAAAAATACAGTATCAGAAAATAAGCTGATTCATGGCAGTGCCCAAAACAGACGTATTGAGATTCAATGGTTTACTGGTCTGATTGCCCAAGCTCATCAGGCAGTTTTTGTAAAATAA
- a CDS encoding amino acid permease has product MHSRFIGGILLIVGTSIGGGMLALPVANAATGFWQSSLFLVICWAFMTFGAFFILEANLYLPKGKHMVSMAAATLGNYGLLAAWISYLFLLYTLLSAYISGGADVLNSLLFKAGFHLSEWQASSLFTLIFGLIVYGGIYYVDLTNRVLMFGKLAVYCLLVLFISPHIEMQHFQHGDMRYIGGTIMILITSFGFAIIVPNLRDYFNDDIKTLKKVIFIGSLIPLICYIAWDAIILGALPSEGGQGLVSLMQNPRATSALASLLSDEIQSPWISALFNFFTSICMLTAFLGVSLCLYSFLADGLKLREYGSHGAGLFFLTFVPPLLIVIYYPGAYIHALNYAGIFCVILLLLLPALMCYFGRRHYTSVFKAPGGKVSQLVVIIASIALLIHEVWGFLA; this is encoded by the coding sequence ATGCATTCAAGATTTATTGGCGGAATTCTTTTAATAGTTGGTACCTCAATCGGAGGTGGGATGCTCGCCCTGCCAGTAGCTAATGCGGCAACAGGGTTTTGGCAATCCTCCCTTTTTCTGGTTATTTGTTGGGCATTCATGACTTTTGGAGCGTTTTTTATTCTTGAGGCGAACCTTTATTTGCCTAAAGGAAAACACATGGTATCCATGGCAGCAGCCACTTTAGGCAATTACGGTCTCTTAGCAGCCTGGATCAGTTACCTTTTTTTATTATATACCCTGCTTTCAGCTTACATATCTGGAGGTGCAGACGTATTAAACAGTTTGCTGTTTAAAGCTGGCTTTCACCTTAGTGAATGGCAGGCAAGTTCACTATTTACACTAATTTTTGGTTTAATAGTGTATGGTGGCATCTATTATGTCGATCTAACCAATCGCGTGCTGATGTTTGGTAAATTAGCTGTCTATTGTTTATTAGTCCTGTTTATTTCGCCTCATATTGAAATGCAGCATTTTCAACATGGTGATATGCGTTATATTGGCGGTACCATTATGATTTTAATTACTTCTTTTGGATTCGCTATTATTGTTCCCAATCTAAGGGATTATTTTAATGATGATATCAAGACGCTAAAGAAGGTAATATTTATTGGCTCACTCATTCCCTTGATCTGCTATATAGCCTGGGATGCAATCATCCTGGGTGCTTTGCCCTCAGAAGGAGGTCAAGGACTGGTAAGCCTGATGCAAAATCCTCGTGCAACGAGTGCCCTTGCCAGCTTATTATCGGATGAAATTCAAAGCCCTTGGATTAGCGCTTTATTTAATTTTTTCACTTCAATTTGTATGTTGACAGCATTTTTGGGCGTATCACTCTGTTTGTACAGTTTTCTTGCTGATGGCTTAAAATTGAGAGAATATGGATCACATGGCGCAGGATTATTTTTTCTAACGTTCGTTCCTCCTTTACTGATTGTAATTTATTATCCTGGAGCCTATATTCATGCTCTGAATTACGCAGGTATCTTCTGTGTTATATTATTATTACTTTTACCGGCGTTAATGTGTTATTTTGGTCGAAGACATTATACTTCAGTCTTCAAAGCTCCAGGCGGTAAGGTCTCTCAGCTTGTAGTAATTATCGCGTCAATTGCTCTGCTGATTCATGAGGTTTGGGGGTTCTTAGCTTAG
- a CDS encoding MFS transporter — translation MHFENRRDYTIFGWLICGLGAVFYSYEYLLRIAPSVMEDALREHFNLSATGFGLLSSFYYFAYVPMQLPVGVLLDRYGPRRLLTFACLICVVGTFLFTATPVFWIAATGRFFVGFGSAFAFVGVLKLATIWLPENRLAMVSGMTSALGPIGAMLGDNFLEMFVEKLGWIKTLNITALFGIGLVFVLWLGIHDKKGQHRQSGTVSSFKKGMIDLGIIIRNKQIWVNGMYGCLVYLPTTVFAELWGIPYLKHAHGLSAQAAGLANSLLFFGFIIGAPLMGYISDKISRRKFPMLIGATGAAIIMMMILYLPGLSETNIQFLMFFLGLLYSSQAIVFAVGRELSPGEAAGTAMAVTNMIVMLGAMFLQPLVGRLLDFSLSTHLGSVSVTGVTDNIQRLYTIDDYQFALSVIPLGILIAALLTFFLKETYAHAPK, via the coding sequence TTGCATTTTGAAAACCGTAGAGATTACACAATATTTGGTTGGCTCATATGCGGACTTGGGGCTGTATTTTACAGTTATGAATATTTATTACGTATAGCACCCAGCGTAATGGAAGATGCATTAAGAGAGCATTTTAACTTATCAGCTACAGGCTTTGGTTTGCTCTCCTCTTTTTATTATTTTGCCTATGTTCCTATGCAATTACCGGTTGGTGTATTGCTTGATAGATATGGCCCCAGAAGATTACTAACCTTTGCTTGTTTGATTTGTGTTGTGGGGACATTTTTATTTACTGCCACTCCAGTATTTTGGATAGCAGCAACAGGGCGGTTTTTTGTTGGTTTCGGATCAGCTTTTGCTTTCGTAGGGGTATTAAAACTTGCGACCATATGGCTGCCTGAAAACCGACTCGCTATGGTTTCTGGTATGACTTCGGCTTTAGGACCAATTGGTGCTATGTTGGGTGATAATTTCCTGGAAATGTTCGTTGAAAAATTAGGCTGGATTAAAACCCTAAATATAACAGCACTATTTGGTATCGGGCTGGTTTTTGTTTTATGGCTGGGGATTCACGATAAAAAGGGTCAACACAGACAAAGTGGTACTGTTTCCAGCTTTAAAAAAGGGATGATAGATTTAGGGATCATTATCAGGAACAAGCAGATTTGGGTCAATGGAATGTATGGTTGTCTGGTTTATCTTCCGACCACAGTTTTTGCTGAGTTATGGGGCATACCTTACTTAAAACATGCCCATGGTCTCTCTGCGCAGGCTGCTGGTTTGGCAAACTCATTACTCTTTTTTGGGTTTATAATTGGTGCACCATTGATGGGTTATATTTCGGATAAAATATCTCGTCGAAAATTTCCTATGCTCATTGGCGCCACGGGTGCTGCAATAATTATGATGATGATTTTATATCTTCCTGGATTAAGTGAGACAAATATCCAGTTTCTAATGTTTTTCTTAGGTTTATTATACAGTTCTCAGGCTATTGTTTTTGCAGTTGGTCGAGAATTGAGTCCTGGTGAAGCTGCAGGTACGGCAATGGCAGTAACGAATATGATCGTTATGCTAGGTGCTATGTTCCTGCAACCTTTAGTTGGACGTTTATTGGACTTTAGTCTGTCAACCCATTTAGGGAGTGTCTCCGTAACTGGGGTAACAGATAATATACAAAGGTTATACACGATCGATGATTATCAATTTGCCTTATCTGTTATACCACTTGGTATATTGATTGCAGCCCTATTAACATTCTTCTTAAAAGAAACTTATGCCCATGCACCTAAATAA
- a CDS encoding malic enzyme-like NAD(P)-binding protein: MDNDVFKQRALDYHEFPVPGKLCVNVTKPTNSQDDLSLAYTPGVAAPVLAIAETPEDAYRYTNKGNLVAVMTNGTAVLGLGDVGPLASKPVMEGKAVLFKRFADLDVFDIEVDAENPQAFIATAKRISPTFGGINLEDIKAPECFEIEQALIEQLNIPVFHDDQHGTAIVVAAGLLNALELQKKKLSEVRIVCIGAGAAGIASMRLLVALGADKKNMLLLDTKGVIHSGRVDLNAYKFAFARTTERRTLRDALVDADVFIGVAKPDLLDADLLKLMAPHPVIFALSNPDPEIRPELAHKVRSDIVIATGRSDYPNQVNNVLCFPYIFRGALDVRATCINQSMQIAAVEAIRQLAHETVPQVVKDNYPGVTNWDFGPDYIIPKPIDPRLKERVPAAVAQAAKASGVSQVDNLK; encoded by the coding sequence TTGGATAATGATGTATTTAAACAGCGTGCGTTGGATTATCATGAGTTTCCTGTACCAGGAAAACTTTGTGTTAATGTTACAAAACCAACGAATTCCCAGGATGATTTATCTTTAGCCTATACTCCCGGTGTGGCTGCACCCGTTTTGGCTATAGCAGAAACTCCGGAAGATGCCTACCGTTATACCAATAAAGGTAATTTGGTTGCGGTGATGACTAATGGTACTGCAGTTCTTGGTTTAGGCGATGTTGGCCCCCTAGCCAGCAAGCCGGTTATGGAGGGTAAGGCCGTATTATTCAAACGCTTTGCTGATCTGGATGTTTTTGACATAGAAGTCGATGCTGAAAATCCTCAGGCATTTATTGCTACTGCAAAGCGAATTTCTCCTACTTTTGGTGGTATTAATTTAGAAGACATCAAAGCTCCTGAGTGTTTTGAAATAGAACAGGCTTTGATTGAACAGTTAAATATCCCGGTATTTCATGATGATCAACATGGCACTGCTATCGTAGTTGCTGCCGGCTTGTTGAATGCTCTTGAATTACAGAAAAAAAAATTATCTGAAGTAAGAATCGTCTGTATAGGCGCTGGAGCCGCAGGTATTGCTTCCATGCGACTACTCGTTGCTTTGGGTGCTGACAAAAAAAATATGCTGCTTCTTGATACCAAGGGTGTTATTCATTCTGGCCGAGTTGATTTAAATGCTTATAAATTTGCTTTTGCTCGCACCACTGAACGTCGGACTTTACGTGATGCATTAGTTGATGCTGATGTGTTTATTGGTGTTGCCAAACCCGATTTATTAGATGCGGACTTATTGAAGTTAATGGCTCCTCATCCTGTTATTTTTGCTTTATCCAATCCTGATCCTGAAATCAGACCTGAGCTAGCTCATAAAGTACGTTCTGATATAGTGATCGCTACAGGGCGCAGCGACTATCCCAATCAAGTGAATAACGTATTATGTTTTCCTTATATTTTTCGTGGAGCCTTAGATGTACGTGCTACATGTATTAATCAATCAATGCAAATTGCAGCCGTTGAAGCAATTCGTCAATTAGCGCATGAAACTGTGCCTCAGGTAGTGAAGGATAATTATCCTGGAGTTACCAATTGGGATTTTGGTCCTGACTATATTATTCCAAAGCCAATAGATCCTCGCTTAAAAGAGAGGGTTCCAGCTGCTGTAGCTCAAGCTGCCAAAGCAAGTGGTGTGAGTCAAGTTGATAATTTAAAATAA